From the Leucobacter tenebrionis genome, one window contains:
- a CDS encoding DUF3180 family protein, with product MPRGERPGLGALAAAAVMGAAAGLLVQFALSNRGQAPLVPPLSLPLTLVLVAAVLIVFALRLRRALKKGSGAVNPFQAVRLLAASRAGQLVGGLLGGFGGGLALSLLGRSVPAPTATWLPMLLTLVAGAVLTGCALYAEHCCRLPPGDDDPESGGADPAPGQGAADQAAFRER from the coding sequence ATGCCGAGGGGTGAGCGCCCCGGCCTGGGCGCCCTCGCCGCTGCGGCGGTCATGGGTGCCGCTGCCGGCCTGTTGGTGCAGTTCGCGCTCTCGAACCGCGGTCAGGCGCCGCTGGTGCCCCCGCTGTCGCTTCCGCTGACGCTCGTGCTCGTGGCGGCGGTGCTGATCGTGTTCGCGCTCAGGCTGCGGCGTGCGCTGAAGAAGGGATCTGGCGCGGTCAATCCCTTCCAAGCGGTGCGGCTGCTCGCCGCGTCGCGAGCCGGGCAGCTGGTCGGCGGTCTGCTCGGCGGGTTCGGCGGAGGTCTGGCGCTCTCCCTGCTCGGCCGCAGCGTGCCCGCCCCGACAGCGACGTGGCTGCCGATGCTGCTCACCCTCGTCGCCGGCGCGGTGCTGACGGGCTGTGCTCTGTACGCCGAGCACTGCTGCCGGCTGCCCCCGGGCGACGATGACCCGGAGTCGGGCGGGGCGGATCCCGCACCCGGTCAGGGCGCGGCCGACCAGGCGGCGTTCCGCGAGCGCTGA
- a CDS encoding DUF2520 domain-containing protein: MSAGQQASRLGVGVVGAGRVGPVLARALAGAGHAITGISAISDESRERAETMLPGVPILEVGEVVRRSELVLFAIPGSELPDLVSGLAATGAWQPGQLVVHTAPEHGYGVFGPALAAGAIPLALHPAVVFTGTSLDLTRLVGATIAVTAPAPVLPIGQALAVEMGAEPVIVEERDRPAYAEAVGAAAEFSRAVVRQAAGALREIGVEGPDRLIGGIVRAAIEEELRVAGADPGSDPVP; this comes from the coding sequence GTGAGCGCGGGGCAGCAGGCGTCGCGACTCGGCGTCGGCGTGGTCGGAGCCGGCCGCGTCGGCCCGGTGCTCGCTCGTGCCCTGGCCGGAGCGGGCCACGCGATCACCGGGATCTCGGCGATCAGCGATGAGAGCCGCGAGCGGGCCGAGACGATGCTGCCCGGCGTTCCGATCCTGGAGGTCGGCGAGGTGGTGCGCCGATCCGAACTGGTGCTGTTCGCGATCCCGGGGTCGGAACTCCCCGACCTCGTCAGCGGCCTCGCAGCGACGGGTGCCTGGCAACCGGGCCAGCTCGTCGTCCACACGGCGCCCGAGCACGGGTACGGCGTGTTCGGTCCGGCACTCGCCGCGGGCGCGATCCCGCTCGCGCTGCACCCGGCCGTCGTCTTCACCGGCACGAGCCTCGACCTCACACGGCTCGTCGGTGCGACGATCGCGGTGACGGCTCCCGCTCCCGTGCTGCCGATCGGGCAGGCGCTCGCGGTCGAGATGGGCGCCGAGCCGGTGATCGTGGAGGAGCGGGATCGTCCGGCGTACGCGGAGGCCGTCGGCGCGGCCGCCGAGTTCTCGCGAGCAGTGGTGCGCCAGGCCGCGGGCGCGCTCCGCGAGATCGGCGTCGAAGGGCCCGATCGCCTCATCGGGGGGATCGTGCGCGCCGCGATCGAGGAGGAGCTGCGCGTCGCCGGCGCCGATCCCGGTTCCGACCCCGTCCCCTGA
- a CDS encoding PH domain-containing protein → MTDAHPEDGAPAQVTVPGDSVLPGTADAEGWRRLHPLSPLLRGGLVLLVIAGIVIANFRDRFVELFFADRVWSRDGVEVDLSQEGGDIVDLFEYLVEQGLLLLVLGGVLGVILLIVLFSWIAWRFHTYRIGAEAVEEQSGVLFRKHRRAPLERIQSVNLQRPLLARALGLTKIEVLTGGQGGKVELSYLSHRDAKTVREQILRLATAKRSGATLRLPGEAPAAPEAIVAPAPMGPDGYVFDGSSSGLTARAQDFVDADVDPEALAAQTLVKVPVGRLVGSIALSWEAVITLVIIVGVVVGAAVFEPAVILGVIPLIIVMAGIIFGQFNKGFNFTLSRSADAVRTGAGLTATVTETIPFGRIHAVEARQPLMWRPFGWWKVRITTAGHSVSQGGQNTMQNVVLPVGREEDVLRVIDTLLPGVGDDEHEIAELRNGLSGRAEGYLGAGPRGAAVLLWGRARAGMRIADAGDAEATLRIRRGALTRSFAVMPVVRAQSVQFRRPLLHRFLGLASIQAHTVLGPVRVEMRGIELRAAQRTFDLLAATVLRVQGAESARRGVPEGAPEGSTRPRHGESLEQAAAPVESDRDPRP, encoded by the coding sequence GTGACCGACGCGCACCCCGAAGACGGAGCGCCGGCCCAGGTCACGGTGCCCGGCGATTCGGTGCTGCCGGGCACCGCCGACGCCGAGGGGTGGCGCCGTCTGCATCCGCTCTCCCCGCTGCTGCGGGGAGGCCTGGTGCTGCTGGTGATCGCGGGTATCGTGATCGCGAACTTCCGGGATCGCTTCGTCGAGCTGTTCTTCGCCGACCGCGTGTGGAGCCGAGACGGCGTCGAGGTCGACCTGTCGCAGGAGGGCGGCGATATCGTCGACCTCTTCGAGTACCTCGTGGAGCAGGGTCTGCTGCTGCTCGTGCTGGGCGGTGTGCTCGGCGTCATCCTGCTCATCGTGCTGTTCTCGTGGATCGCGTGGCGCTTCCACACCTACCGCATCGGCGCCGAGGCCGTCGAGGAGCAGAGCGGTGTGCTCTTCCGCAAGCATCGCAGGGCTCCGCTCGAACGGATCCAGAGCGTCAATCTGCAGCGCCCCCTGCTCGCGCGCGCCCTCGGACTCACCAAGATCGAGGTGCTCACGGGCGGCCAGGGCGGCAAGGTCGAGCTGTCGTACCTCAGCCACCGCGACGCGAAGACGGTGCGCGAGCAGATTCTGCGCCTTGCGACGGCGAAGCGCTCCGGTGCGACGTTGCGGCTGCCGGGAGAGGCCCCCGCCGCTCCGGAGGCCATCGTCGCCCCGGCCCCGATGGGTCCCGACGGGTACGTCTTCGACGGGTCGAGCAGCGGGCTGACGGCGCGCGCTCAGGATTTCGTCGACGCCGACGTCGATCCCGAGGCCCTCGCCGCCCAGACACTCGTGAAGGTGCCGGTCGGGCGCCTCGTCGGCAGCATCGCGCTCAGCTGGGAAGCGGTGATCACGCTGGTCATCATCGTGGGCGTCGTGGTCGGTGCGGCCGTGTTCGAACCCGCCGTCATCCTCGGTGTCATCCCGCTGATCATCGTCATGGCCGGCATCATCTTCGGGCAGTTCAACAAGGGATTCAACTTCACGCTCTCGCGCTCGGCCGACGCCGTCCGCACCGGCGCGGGGCTCACCGCGACCGTCACCGAGACGATCCCGTTCGGGCGCATCCACGCCGTCGAGGCGAGACAGCCGCTCATGTGGCGCCCCTTCGGCTGGTGGAAGGTGCGCATCACCACCGCCGGCCACTCCGTGTCCCAGGGCGGGCAGAACACGATGCAGAACGTGGTGCTGCCGGTGGGGCGCGAGGAGGACGTGCTGCGGGTGATCGACACGCTGCTGCCTGGGGTCGGCGACGATGAGCACGAGATAGCCGAGCTGCGCAACGGCCTGTCGGGTCGGGCCGAAGGCTACCTCGGGGCCGGGCCGCGCGGAGCCGCCGTGCTGCTCTGGGGCCGAGCGCGGGCCGGAATGCGGATCGCCGACGCCGGAGACGCCGAGGCGACGCTGCGCATCCGCCGCGGCGCGCTCACCCGTTCGTTCGCCGTGATGCCGGTGGTGCGCGCGCAGTCGGTGCAGTTCCGCAGGCCGCTGCTCCACCGGTTCCTCGGCCTGGCCTCCATTCAGGCGCACACCGTGCTGGGGCCCGTGCGCGTGGAGATGCGCGGCATCGAGCTGCGCGCCGCGCAGCGCACCTTCGATCTGCTCGCGGCGACGGTGCTCCGGGTGCAGGGGGCGGAGTCGGCTCGTCGCGGGGTCCCGGAGGGAGCCCCTGAGGGCTCGACCCGGCCCCGGCACGGGGAGTCGCTCGAGCAGGCCGCGGCTCCGGTCGAGTCGGATCGGGATCCGCGGCCGTGA
- a CDS encoding PH domain-containing protein, with amino-acid sequence MNDEQRISSDPQWPNGEFEWQRVSPKYAVADLVLNLLLDAVVLVVLVVLLVVVNEQPPVFVTVGLSVLFVLLLVNSLLAFRRVKAIGYILREDDLLFRRGIMFERVIAVPYGRLQMVDVTRGPLLRSLGLATLKFVTASAATGVNLPGLRFEDAEALRDRLVELAETRRSGL; translated from the coding sequence GTGAACGACGAACAGCGCATCAGCAGTGATCCCCAGTGGCCGAACGGCGAGTTCGAGTGGCAGCGGGTCTCGCCGAAGTATGCCGTGGCCGACCTCGTGCTGAATCTGCTGCTCGACGCGGTGGTGCTGGTCGTGCTCGTGGTGCTCCTCGTGGTCGTGAACGAGCAGCCACCGGTGTTCGTCACCGTCGGCCTGAGCGTGCTCTTCGTGCTGCTGCTCGTCAATTCACTGCTCGCGTTCCGCCGCGTGAAGGCCATCGGGTACATCCTCCGCGAAGACGATCTGCTGTTCCGCAGGGGCATCATGTTCGAGCGTGTGATCGCGGTGCCCTACGGGCGCCTGCAGATGGTCGATGTGACGCGCGGCCCGTTGCTGCGCTCGCTCGGACTGGCCACGCTCAAGTTCGTCACGGCCTCCGCAGCCACCGGCGTCAACCTGCCCGGGCTGCGCTTCGAGGATGCCGAGGCGCTGCGCGATCGCCTGGTCGAGCTCGCCGAGACGCGGAGGTCGGGGCTGTGA
- a CDS encoding biotin carboxylase gives MADNTTAPGEQAVAETPAAAKAPTKTATAKTSAAKAATAKAAAKPSTAKAASKTTSAKTAPAKAAGKAKAAAKPRAAQTPAENAPAANPAPAAKKSLVRRKRPRKAPVTGPVAIGRSGFTKLKNISEIRHYLRTSDTPVFFVGATAFNLLGLDRWVRGFSFITYYDSWDGNHPRVFTPTEKPYIEFESGEEINNWLLRNHEVRAHIERRTPPGARPQIVMVFFDEETERICEELDYELILPSHELRERLDSKIVTTQIADSVGVPSVPNVLTTVKDWDELVKVTEKAGLGQDLVIQTAYGDSGKTTYFVTSEAEFAAIADEVTDVEIKVMKRINNRPIAIEAVLTRQGTVVGPCMTEITGHADLTPYRGGWAGNEMFPTVLDDESRHAAIELVRKLGDRLGKEGYRGFFEVDVLLDTDTGDVYLGELNPRISGASAITNVTAGAYADVPLFAFHLLEYSGIDFEIDVEEINLRWEELASEDEWSHMVIKHTSNTVERIDAAPRTGRYSLDHYGNLVYTHHDYDWHLLGNESDAFYLRIYQEGDYRWKGADLGILVTKAHLEASHGGLTLHAKYLIDAIRGMYRTTVVEGDEPAPKPAPAKGK, from the coding sequence GTGGCAGACAACACCACGGCACCGGGTGAACAAGCTGTGGCGGAGACGCCGGCTGCCGCGAAGGCGCCGACGAAGACCGCTACCGCGAAGACGAGCGCTGCGAAGGCCGCGACTGCCAAAGCGGCAGCCAAGCCGAGCACCGCGAAGGCCGCGTCGAAGACGACGTCGGCGAAGACTGCGCCGGCGAAGGCCGCGGGCAAGGCCAAGGCGGCCGCGAAGCCCCGCGCCGCCCAGACCCCGGCTGAGAACGCCCCCGCCGCGAACCCGGCACCGGCCGCCAAGAAGTCGCTCGTGCGCCGCAAGCGCCCGCGCAAGGCCCCCGTGACGGGTCCGGTCGCGATCGGCCGCAGCGGGTTCACCAAGCTCAAGAACATCTCCGAGATCCGCCACTACCTGCGCACGAGCGACACTCCGGTGTTCTTCGTGGGTGCGACGGCGTTCAACCTGCTCGGCCTCGACCGTTGGGTACGCGGCTTCTCGTTCATCACCTACTACGACAGCTGGGACGGCAACCATCCGCGCGTGTTCACGCCGACCGAGAAGCCGTACATCGAGTTCGAGAGCGGCGAGGAGATCAACAACTGGCTGCTGCGCAACCACGAGGTGCGCGCTCACATCGAACGCCGTACGCCTCCCGGTGCGCGCCCGCAGATCGTCATGGTGTTCTTCGACGAGGAGACCGAGCGGATCTGCGAGGAGCTCGACTACGAGCTGATCCTGCCGAGCCACGAGCTGCGCGAGCGGCTCGACTCGAAGATCGTCACCACTCAGATCGCCGACTCCGTGGGCGTGCCGAGTGTGCCGAACGTGCTCACCACGGTCAAGGACTGGGACGAGCTGGTTAAGGTCACCGAGAAGGCGGGGCTGGGGCAGGATCTGGTGATTCAGACCGCCTACGGCGACTCCGGCAAGACCACCTACTTCGTGACCAGCGAGGCGGAGTTCGCCGCGATCGCGGATGAGGTCACCGACGTCGAGATCAAAGTGATGAAGCGGATCAACAACCGTCCCATCGCGATCGAGGCCGTGCTCACCCGGCAGGGAACCGTGGTCGGCCCCTGCATGACCGAGATCACGGGGCACGCAGACCTGACGCCGTACCGAGGGGGCTGGGCAGGCAACGAGATGTTCCCGACGGTGCTCGACGACGAGAGCCGGCACGCGGCGATCGAACTCGTGCGCAAGCTCGGCGACAGGTTGGGCAAGGAGGGGTACCGAGGCTTCTTCGAGGTCGACGTGCTGCTCGACACCGACACCGGCGACGTGTATCTCGGGGAGCTGAACCCCCGGATCAGCGGGGCCTCGGCGATCACGAACGTCACCGCCGGCGCCTACGCCGACGTGCCGCTCTTCGCCTTCCACCTGCTCGAGTACTCGGGCATCGACTTCGAGATCGATGTCGAGGAGATCAACCTCCGCTGGGAGGAGCTGGCCTCCGAGGACGAGTGGAGCCACATGGTGATCAAGCACACGAGCAACACCGTGGAGCGCATCGACGCGGCGCCGCGCACCGGCCGGTACTCGCTCGACCACTACGGCAATCTCGTCTACACGCACCACGACTACGACTGGCACCTGCTCGGCAACGAGTCCGACGCGTTCTACCTGCGCATCTACCAGGAGGGCGACTACCGCTGGAAGGGCGCGGATCTCGGGATCCTCGTGACGAAGGCCCACCTCGAGGCGAGCCACGGCGGTCTCACCCTGCACGCGAAGTATCTGATCGATGCGATCCGCGGCATGTACCGCACGACCGTGGTCGAGGGCGACGAGCCCGCTCCGAAGCCGGCCCCCGCCAAGGGGAAGTGA
- the cls gene encoding cardiolipin synthase, with protein sequence MDLSWSGFNWPYLWTLTALIVDIIIRIVALFVVPRNRRPTAGMAWLLAIFLLPIPGLLLFLIIGSKRLPKKRERKQEAVNQFVAEVSSREDNGLVTPETELPPGVDNAVKLGRSLGAQPMLLGNTASICIDYEESLERMAEAIREARDYVHVEFYILVHDPTTDCVFTALREAIERGVKVRVLLDHISAVRNPGAARTRRSLTEMGAEWAYMLPVRPWRGEYQRPDLRNHRKLIVVDGRVGFMGSQNLVDSSYNKPSNRRRGLHWKDLMVRVEGPIVLGLEAVFQGDWYLETGQYLTNIAEGPLEVERPGGLDCQIVPSGPGYGAENNLQVFVSLLYAAHRRISITSPYFVPDGSIMNALRAATARGVAVELFVSEIGDQAVVYHAQRSYYEELLRAGVRIWMFRPPYILHSKHFTIDSDVAVVGSSNMDQRSFGLNMEISMVVHGADFVKDLDDVNDYYRANARELTLEEWEQQPLPSQLLDGLARLTSALQ encoded by the coding sequence ATGGATCTGAGTTGGTCCGGGTTCAACTGGCCCTACCTGTGGACCCTCACTGCGCTGATCGTCGACATCATCATCAGGATCGTGGCCCTGTTCGTCGTCCCGCGCAATCGGCGCCCGACAGCGGGGATGGCCTGGCTGCTCGCGATCTTCCTGCTGCCGATACCGGGCTTGCTGCTCTTCCTCATCATCGGCAGCAAACGGCTCCCCAAGAAGCGCGAGCGCAAACAGGAGGCGGTCAACCAGTTCGTCGCCGAGGTCTCGAGTCGCGAGGACAACGGCCTCGTGACGCCCGAGACGGAGCTGCCGCCCGGCGTGGACAACGCGGTCAAGCTCGGCCGCTCGCTCGGCGCCCAGCCCATGCTGCTCGGCAACACGGCCTCGATCTGCATCGACTACGAGGAGTCGCTCGAGCGCATGGCCGAGGCGATCCGCGAGGCGCGCGACTACGTGCACGTGGAGTTCTACATCCTCGTGCACGACCCCACGACGGACTGCGTCTTCACCGCGCTGCGCGAAGCCATCGAGCGGGGGGTCAAGGTGCGCGTGCTGCTCGATCACATCTCGGCCGTGCGCAACCCCGGCGCGGCGCGGACCAGGCGGAGCCTCACCGAGATGGGGGCGGAGTGGGCCTACATGCTGCCGGTGCGTCCGTGGCGCGGCGAGTACCAGAGGCCGGATCTGCGGAACCACCGCAAGCTCATCGTGGTCGACGGCCGCGTCGGGTTCATGGGCTCCCAGAACCTCGTCGACTCGAGCTACAACAAGCCGTCGAACCGGCGCAGGGGACTGCACTGGAAAGACCTGATGGTGCGGGTCGAGGGGCCGATCGTGCTCGGGCTCGAGGCCGTGTTCCAGGGGGACTGGTACCTCGAGACGGGGCAGTACCTCACCAACATCGCCGAGGGGCCGCTCGAGGTGGAGCGCCCCGGGGGGCTCGACTGCCAGATCGTGCCGAGCGGCCCCGGCTACGGGGCCGAGAACAACCTGCAGGTGTTCGTGTCGCTGCTCTACGCCGCGCACCGGCGCATCAGCATCACGAGCCCCTACTTCGTGCCCGACGGCTCGATCATGAACGCGCTGCGCGCGGCGACGGCGCGCGGAGTCGCGGTCGAGCTCTTCGTGTCCGAGATCGGGGATCAGGCCGTGGTGTACCACGCGCAGCGCTCCTACTACGAGGAGCTGTTGCGCGCCGGTGTGCGGATCTGGATGTTCCGGCCGCCCTACATCCTGCACTCGAAGCACTTCACCATCGACAGCGACGTCGCCGTCGTCGGCTCCTCGAACATGGACCAGCGATCCTTCGGCCTCAACATGGAGATCTCGATGGTGGTGCACGGCGCTGATTTCGTGAAGGATCTCGACGATGTCAACGACTACTACCGCGCGAATGCGCGCGAGCTGACCCTCGAGGAGTGGGAGCAGCAGCCGCTGCCCTCGCAGCTGCTCGACGGGCTCGCGCGACTCACTTCGGCACTGCAGTAG
- a CDS encoding serine hydrolase domain-containing protein encodes MSAETGYGLNGPAPGYIEVVPPLDQWQFAPYLQWSMQNIQSFLPVHGIRRGGRATEFALRPSDLGALSVPHPWDDRSATFTEVMGATHTDGWMVTHRGAIVGEQYLGTLAPAGMHLLMSVSKSLTATTAGLLSASGELNLDAPVTDYVPQLAGSGYEGALVRHLVDMRTGVHFSEEYLNEDAEVRLLEEAIGWAPKKHPEVPDSLLGFLSTLGQDGPHGGPFDYKSCETDALGFVIQGAAGRHAADVMSERLWQPMGAEFDAHVGIDSVGGGMFDGGVSAAMRDLARFGNLYVNRGYALDGVAVLPEWWVEDTYAGGPDSREAFANSEDSAYMSGGMYRNGFWFPGESGDVMLALGIHGQMIYMNRVTGVVGVKMSSWPTPQDAEKLFWTVRAFEVASWALNRGEV; translated from the coding sequence ATGAGCGCTGAGACTGGATACGGTTTGAACGGCCCTGCGCCGGGGTACATCGAGGTCGTTCCGCCACTCGACCAGTGGCAATTCGCGCCCTACCTGCAGTGGTCGATGCAGAACATTCAGTCCTTCCTGCCGGTACACGGGATTCGCCGCGGAGGGCGGGCCACGGAGTTCGCTCTCCGGCCGTCGGATCTCGGCGCGCTCAGCGTGCCGCACCCCTGGGACGATCGCAGCGCCACCTTCACCGAGGTCATGGGGGCGACCCATACCGATGGTTGGATGGTGACCCACCGCGGTGCGATCGTGGGCGAGCAGTACCTCGGCACGCTCGCCCCGGCTGGCATGCACCTGCTGATGTCGGTGTCGAAATCGCTCACCGCGACCACCGCGGGCCTGCTGTCGGCAAGCGGCGAGCTGAATCTCGACGCTCCCGTCACCGACTACGTACCGCAGCTCGCGGGGTCCGGCTATGAGGGCGCCCTGGTGCGGCACCTCGTCGACATGCGCACGGGCGTGCACTTCTCGGAGGAGTACCTCAACGAGGACGCCGAGGTGCGATTGCTCGAGGAGGCCATCGGCTGGGCGCCGAAGAAGCACCCCGAGGTGCCCGACTCGCTGCTGGGATTCCTCAGCACGCTCGGGCAGGACGGGCCGCACGGCGGCCCCTTCGACTACAAGTCGTGCGAGACGGACGCGCTGGGATTCGTGATCCAGGGCGCCGCGGGCCGTCACGCCGCCGACGTGATGTCGGAGCGGCTGTGGCAGCCGATGGGGGCGGAGTTCGACGCCCACGTGGGGATCGACAGCGTGGGCGGCGGCATGTTCGACGGCGGCGTCTCGGCGGCTATGCGGGATCTCGCGCGCTTCGGCAACCTCTACGTCAACAGGGGCTACGCGCTCGACGGCGTCGCCGTGCTCCCCGAGTGGTGGGTCGAGGACACGTACGCGGGCGGCCCCGACTCTCGCGAGGCCTTCGCGAACTCCGAGGACTCCGCCTACATGAGCGGAGGCATGTACCGCAACGGCTTCTGGTTCCCGGGCGAGAGCGGCGACGTGATGCTCGCGCTCGGCATCCACGGCCAGATGATCTACATGAACCGCGTCACGGGAGTGGTCGGGGTGAAGATGTCGAGCTGGCCGACGCCGCAGGATGCCGAGAAGCTGTTCTGGACGGTGCGAGCCTTCGAGGTCGCCTCCTGGGCGCTCAATCGCGGAGAGGTGTAG
- a CDS encoding helix-turn-helix domain-containing protein: MSPAEPEDGHAIHCRLDELLAERGMTLTQLSERVGVSLVNLSVLKNDRARAIRFSTLTAICRALDCEVGELLTVSDHPAS, translated from the coding sequence ATGAGCCCGGCAGAGCCCGAGGACGGGCACGCGATCCACTGCCGCCTCGACGAACTGCTCGCCGAGCGGGGCATGACCCTCACCCAGCTCAGCGAGCGCGTGGGGGTGAGCCTCGTCAACCTCTCAGTGCTCAAGAACGACCGTGCCCGGGCGATCCGGTTCTCCACGCTCACCGCGATCTGCCGAGCGCTCGACTGCGAGGTGGGCGAGCTGCTCACCGTCTCCGACCACCCCGCGTCCTGA
- a CDS encoding histidine phosphatase family protein — translation MPVDPTAKIALVRHGETDWNLAGRIQGRTDIALNDTGRAQAAETGRLLASHGSWTGLVSSPLGRAVETAEIIGSTIDRTAPAIDEGIWERNFGLAEGMHFADADARWPGLRGIPESEPLEDMSERGAAALLRLLETAPGSVVVSHGALIRWSLSRIAGSPLPRVLNGEIWMLSLDHESGAAPRVKRFAAPGPVRDRRPTPLRD, via the coding sequence ATGCCCGTCGATCCCACCGCCAAGATCGCGCTCGTGCGCCACGGCGAAACCGATTGGAACCTGGCCGGCCGCATCCAGGGCCGCACCGACATCGCGCTCAACGACACCGGCAGAGCGCAGGCCGCCGAGACCGGGCGACTGCTCGCCTCGCACGGCAGCTGGACGGGGCTCGTCAGCTCACCCCTCGGCAGAGCGGTCGAGACTGCGGAGATCATCGGATCCACGATCGATCGCACCGCGCCCGCGATCGACGAGGGCATCTGGGAGCGCAACTTCGGTCTCGCCGAGGGCATGCACTTCGCGGACGCCGACGCGCGCTGGCCGGGCCTCCGCGGCATCCCGGAGTCGGAACCGCTCGAAGACATGAGCGAGCGCGGGGCCGCCGCGCTGCTGCGCCTGCTCGAGACCGCCCCCGGCAGCGTCGTCGTGTCGCACGGAGCACTCATCCGCTGGAGCCTCTCGCGCATCGCGGGATCGCCGCTCCCCCGGGTGCTCAACGGGGAGATCTGGATGCTCAGCCTGGATCACGAGTCGGGGGCCGCGCCCCGCGTCAAGCGGTTCGCGGCCCCCGGCCCAGTGCGGGATCGTCGGCCTACACCTCTCCGCGATTGA
- the lysS gene encoding lysine--tRNA ligase, whose translation MSDQPAANAPLETEEELFEQKRVRLEKRDRLNTGAELGGGAYPVEVPVTATIPEVRARWAHLEETPDSLSGEIAGVAGRVVFQRNTGKLCFASLQAGDGTRIQAMVSLAEVGEESLASYKELVDLGDHLFVSGEVVSSRRGELSIMVREWRIAAKALAPLPNMYAELSEESRVRQRYLDLIQREQARTNVVTRARTMASLRRTFAENGFIEVETPMLQTMHGGASARPFVTHSNAFDTELYLRIAPELYLKRAVVGGLERVFEINRNFRNEGADSTHSPEFAMLESYQAYTDYNGIADLTQLLIQNAALAVNEGTDREGTHVVRWADGTLFDLGGDWDRISMYGTLSEAAGREITPETSVEELQAIADAEGVEVKLPNHGKLVEELWEHFVKDGLTRPTFVMDFPVETSPLTRHHRSIPGVVEKWDLYVRGFELATGYSELVDPVVQRERFVQQAAEGARGDDEAMPIDEEFLRALEHGMPPSGGMGMGMDRLLMALTGLGIRETILFPLVK comes from the coding sequence ATGAGCGACCAGCCCGCAGCCAACGCGCCCCTCGAGACCGAAGAGGAGCTCTTCGAGCAGAAGCGCGTGCGCCTGGAGAAGCGGGACCGGCTGAACACCGGCGCCGAGCTCGGCGGCGGGGCGTACCCCGTGGAGGTGCCCGTCACGGCGACGATCCCCGAGGTGCGCGCCCGGTGGGCCCACCTGGAGGAGACCCCCGACAGCCTCTCGGGCGAGATCGCGGGTGTGGCGGGGCGCGTGGTCTTCCAGCGCAACACGGGCAAGCTCTGCTTCGCGTCGCTGCAGGCGGGTGACGGCACCCGCATCCAGGCGATGGTGAGCCTCGCCGAGGTGGGCGAGGAGTCTCTGGCCTCTTACAAGGAGCTCGTCGATCTCGGCGACCACCTCTTCGTGAGCGGCGAGGTCGTCTCGAGCCGACGCGGCGAGCTGTCGATCATGGTGCGGGAGTGGCGGATCGCGGCGAAGGCGCTCGCCCCGCTGCCGAACATGTATGCGGAGCTCAGCGAGGAATCGCGGGTTCGGCAGCGCTACCTCGATCTGATCCAGCGCGAGCAGGCTCGCACGAACGTCGTGACCCGCGCGCGCACCATGGCGAGCCTGCGGCGCACCTTCGCCGAGAACGGCTTCATCGAGGTCGAGACCCCGATGCTGCAAACGATGCACGGTGGCGCCTCGGCGCGCCCGTTCGTCACGCACTCGAACGCGTTCGATACCGAGCTCTACCTGCGCATCGCGCCCGAGCTGTACCTGAAGCGCGCCGTCGTCGGCGGCTTGGAGCGGGTGTTCGAGATCAACCGCAACTTCCGCAACGAGGGCGCCGATTCGACGCACAGCCCCGAGTTCGCGATGCTCGAGTCCTACCAGGCCTACACCGACTACAACGGGATCGCCGACCTCACCCAGCTGCTCATCCAGAACGCGGCCCTGGCTGTGAACGAGGGCACCGATCGCGAGGGCACCCACGTGGTGCGCTGGGCCGACGGCACGCTCTTCGATCTGGGCGGAGACTGGGACCGCATCTCGATGTACGGAACGCTCTCGGAGGCCGCGGGCCGGGAGATCACCCCCGAGACCTCCGTCGAAGAGCTGCAGGCCATCGCGGACGCCGAGGGCGTCGAGGTGAAGCTGCCGAACCACGGCAAGCTCGTCGAAGAGCTGTGGGAGCACTTCGTGAAGGACGGTCTCACGCGCCCCACCTTCGTCATGGACTTCCCTGTCGAGACGAGCCCGCTCACGCGGCATCACCGCTCGATCCCCGGGGTCGTCGAGAAGTGGGACCTCTACGTGCGCGGCTTCGAGCTGGCGACCGGCTACTCGGAGCTCGTCGATCCGGTCGTGCAGCGCGAGCGCTTCGTACAGCAGGCCGCGGAGGGAGCCCGCGGCGATGACGAGGCGATGCCCATCGACGAGGAGTTCCTGCGCGCTCTCGAGCACGGCATGCCCCCGTCGGGCGGCATGGGCATGGGCATGGACCGTCTGCTCATGGCTTTGACGGGGCTCGGGATCCGCGAGACGATCCTCTTCCCGCTCGTGAAGTAG